AACCGCTCACGGGCTATAAGTTAAGTAAACGACCTTTGCTAACGCAACGCCCGCCGTCAAGGCAGGCGTTGCTTTTTTTTGCCTAGACTACGGTTTAGCTTTGTTTATCGGCTGGCAGTGCTGGCAATTTTTATTTTTGATTACCCTATGGAGGCTATTCGCATTGCGATTCTGGATATGTACAACAACGCGCCGAACGAAGGCATGCGCTGCATCAGGCAGCTGCTGGCCCGCGGCGCCCACGAAAACGGCGTTGCGTTTGCCGTCGACACCTATAACGTGCGCGCCGAAAACGCTTTGCCCGGCCTGGATTACGACATTTACATTTCCTCGGGCGGCCCCGGCAGTCCTCTGGAATCGGGCGAGGCCTGGGAGCCGCGCTACTTTGCCTTCATCGATTCGCTGCTGGCCTACAACCAGACCCAGGAACACAAAAAGCACCTGCTGCTGATTTGCCACTCGTTTCAGCTCATGAGCCGGCACTTGGGCCTGGGCGAAGTGAGCCGGCGCAAGTCCACTTCCTTCGGGGTACTTCCTGTGCACCTCACCTCGGCCGGCCTCACCGAGCCCGTGCTGCAGGGCCTGCCCGAGCCGTTCTACATCGTCGATTCGCGCGATTATCAGCTCACTAACCTCGATATGGACCGCCTCGAAGAACTGGGCGCCGAAGTGGTGTGCCTGGAGAAAGAGCGGCCCCACGTGCCTTTGGCCCGCGCCATCATGGCCATTCGCTTTACGCCGGAGGTGTTCGGCTCGCAGTTTCACCCCGAGGCCGACGGCGAAGGCATGCTCCGCTACATGCTCACCGACGAGCGCAAGCAACAGGTAATCACCACCTACGGCGAGGCCAAATACGAAGAAATGGTGCACCTGCTGGCCAATCCGGACACCATCGAGCGCACGGAGTCGGTAATTGTGCCTACCTTTTTGCGCCGCGCCGTGGCCCAACTGGGCGTCCTCACGGCTGCCTAGTCCATCGCCCGCCGTGCCTGCTTAGCCCCGCTCTATGATTCCGGAACACCGTCAGACTTTCAATGCCGCGTTTAGCCCGGCTCGCTACCAAGAAATGCTCGCCGACATCGACCGGCAACTGCCCGGCCAGCTCGACTTCCGAGTAGCCGAAACACCGGTATTCGTACCGGCAGGCTTGCGCGACAAACTGAAGGCGGCCGGCGAAAGCATCATTCAGGTAATTGAGCAGCCCAATTTCAAGGACTTAACCGAAGGAGCCATTCCGGCGCACCAGCGCGTGCCTAATGAAGACGCGCGGCCCGAATTCCTGACGTTTGACTTCGCGGTGTGCCGCGATGCCCAGGGAGAGCTAGAACCCCAGCTCATTGAGATGCAGGGGTTCCCGTCGCTCTACGCGTTTCAGTCGTGGCTGCCGTCGGTGTTCCGTCGGCATTACCCCATTGCCGATTCGGTCAGTCCCTTCTTGGGCGTTCCTGATTTTGACACCTACCAGGAGCGGATGCGGGCATTTATTCTGGGCGGTCAACCTGCGGAACAAGTTATTTTATTAGAGCTATTTCCGGAGAAGCAAAAAACCCGAATTGATTTTGCGTTATCGAAAAAATTCTGGGGTGTTGAGGCCGTTTGCTTAACCCAAATTAAGCGCAACGGTCGGGATTTGTTTTATGAAAAAGACGGACGCTTAATTCAAATAAAACGCATTTATAATCGCATTATTTTTGATGAATTAGAGCGCTATCCGGAGCTCACTTTGTCTTTTAATTTGACCGAAGACGTTGATGTAACCTGGGTGGGCCACCCCAACTGGTTTTTCCGCATCAGCAAGTACACATTGCCGCTTTTGCACGCGCCTTTTGTGCCGCCGAGCTATTTCTTGCACGAGCTCACGGAGTACCCGGCCGACCTGGAGAATTACGTGCTAAAGCCCCTATTCTCCTTTGCTGGAGCGGGTGTGCGCCTGGACGTTACGGCCGCCGACTTGGATGCGTTGACTGATAAACAGAATTATCTATTGCAGCGCAAAGTCAGCTACGAACCGGTGGTGCAATCG
This region of Hymenobacter sedentarius genomic DNA includes:
- a CDS encoding type 1 glutamine amidotransferase; the encoded protein is MEAIRIAILDMYNNAPNEGMRCIRQLLARGAHENGVAFAVDTYNVRAENALPGLDYDIYISSGGPGSPLESGEAWEPRYFAFIDSLLAYNQTQEHKKHLLLICHSFQLMSRHLGLGEVSRRKSTSFGVLPVHLTSAGLTEPVLQGLPEPFYIVDSRDYQLTNLDMDRLEELGAEVVCLEKERPHVPLARAIMAIRFTPEVFGSQFHPEADGEGMLRYMLTDERKQQVITTYGEAKYEEMVHLLANPDTIERTESVIVPTFLRRAVAQLGVLTAA